A single region of the Azospirillum fermentarium genome encodes:
- a CDS encoding response regulator transcription factor has product MFSVAVVEDESALLRTICRFLGKVGFSVTGYPDAESFLASHGEKPFDVVVLDVNLPGQDGFETAAQVRDLSPSVGIVILTARSDVDDRVTGLLNGADNYLSKPLHLTELHVVIQNLTRRIALERAAEGGVPCGPPPAAPAGDAPATPKRQPLNGWRLDEQDWSLIAPTGAAVSLTASEFRIMQALFRAPGRQVSREAIMTTLGKKLEQESDRRIDNLLSLLRRKVREETGVLLPVKSIRSSGYTFTGISVNQIAGKP; this is encoded by the coding sequence CGCACAATCTGCCGCTTTCTGGGAAAGGTCGGCTTCTCCGTCACCGGGTACCCCGACGCGGAATCCTTTTTGGCATCCCATGGGGAAAAACCGTTCGATGTCGTGGTGCTGGACGTCAACCTGCCCGGGCAGGACGGTTTCGAAACCGCCGCCCAGGTGCGCGATCTGTCCCCCAGCGTCGGCATCGTCATCCTGACGGCCCGCAGCGACGTGGACGACCGGGTGACGGGGCTGCTCAACGGTGCGGACAATTACCTGAGCAAGCCGCTGCACCTGACCGAACTTCATGTGGTGATCCAGAACCTGACCCGCCGCATCGCCCTGGAACGGGCGGCGGAAGGCGGCGTACCGTGCGGGCCGCCGCCCGCCGCCCCCGCCGGGGATGCCCCCGCCACGCCGAAGCGCCAGCCCCTCAACGGCTGGCGGCTGGACGAACAGGACTGGAGCCTGATCGCCCCGACGGGGGCCGCCGTGTCCTTGACGGCATCGGAATTCCGCATCATGCAAGCGCTGTTCAGGGCCCCCGGCAGGCAGGTGAGCCGGGAAGCCATCATGACCACCCTGGGCAAAAAGCTTGAGCAGGAAAGCGACCGGCGGATCGACAACCTGCTGTCCCTGCTGCGCCGGAAGGTGCGGGAGGAGACGGGGGTTCTCCTGCCCGTGAAATCGATCCGGTCCTCAGGTTACACCTTTACCGGCATATCCGTGAATCAGATAGCCGGCAAACCCTGA